A section of the Streptomyces sp. SCL15-4 genome encodes:
- a CDS encoding peptidoglycan-binding domain-containing protein has protein sequence MEEIMGLRKKIATYAAAGAAVFAALTASAVASPVPASAAVPAESACPYSSTHPPLGYGDTGSAVRHAQCLLNIYGYRIAEDGMYGSATLNAVYDVQGRCGIDQIGGVDAITWNCLHPDKSPNPR, from the coding sequence ATGGAGGAGATCATGGGATTACGAAAGAAGATAGCGACATATGCCGCCGCAGGCGCAGCGGTCTTCGCGGCCCTCACCGCATCGGCAGTCGCCTCTCCCGTCCCCGCCTCAGCAGCAGTACCTGCGGAGAGCGCCTGCCCCTACAGCAGTACCCACCCGCCGCTCGGCTACGGCGACACCGGATCAGCAGTCAGGCATGCGCAGTGCCTGCTCAACATCTACGGCTATCGGATCGCCGAGGACGGAATGTACGGGTCTGCAACGTTAAACGCCGTTTACGACGTTCAGGGGCGGTGCGGCATCGACCAGATCGGCGGGGTGGACGCAATCACCTGGAACTGTCTGCACCCGGACAAGAGCCCCAACCCGCGCTGA
- a CDS encoding DUF6584 family protein, producing the protein MPLRETLARVDADLAAGRIPVARQRLRGLVSSFPYDLTLRRRLAGVYRLYGDAAEAGRWMYLEEDRDADETAAFEARYGSPGWRMKALAWRGPEAMAATPFAEKQLVAVRTACAEELGHPVDWDDPASHRDDLEETYEEARSGPWTVGGVLASVGCLVGALAFLAIWVNGVVALFD; encoded by the coding sequence ATGCCGCTGAGAGAGACACTTGCCCGAGTCGACGCAGACCTGGCCGCCGGCCGGATTCCCGTCGCACGCCAGCGTTTGCGCGGTCTTGTCTCATCCTTCCCGTACGACCTGACGCTTCGTCGGCGTCTGGCCGGGGTGTACCGGCTTTACGGCGATGCCGCCGAGGCCGGACGCTGGATGTACCTCGAAGAGGACCGCGACGCCGACGAGACCGCCGCCTTCGAGGCGCGGTACGGGTCTCCCGGGTGGCGGATGAAGGCCCTCGCCTGGCGCGGCCCCGAGGCGATGGCTGCCACCCCCTTCGCGGAGAAGCAGCTGGTGGCAGTGCGGACCGCCTGCGCCGAAGAGCTGGGGCACCCCGTGGACTGGGACGACCCCGCCTCGCATCGGGACGACCTAGAGGAGACCTACGAGGAGGCGCGCTCCGGGCCGTGGACGGTCGGCGGTGTGCTGGCGAGCGTCGGCTGCCTGGTGGGGGCCCTTGCGTTCCTCGCGATCTGGGTCAATGGAGTCGTCGCCCTCTTCGACTGA
- a CDS encoding VOC family protein, which translates to MASIKQFQVTFDCADPEAVARFWCEVLGYVVPPPPKGFATWDDFNRSLPPERQGSAFACIDPTGVGPRLFFQRVPEGKVVKNRVHLDVRAGTGLVGEERLAALEAECARLVALGAVRVRLLPADDENESCIVMQDIEGNEFCLD; encoded by the coding sequence ATGGCATCGATCAAGCAGTTCCAGGTCACCTTCGACTGTGCGGACCCTGAGGCCGTGGCTCGCTTCTGGTGTGAGGTGTTGGGGTACGTCGTACCGCCGCCCCCGAAGGGGTTCGCCACGTGGGACGACTTTAACCGTTCGCTGCCGCCTGAGCGACAGGGATCGGCGTTCGCCTGCATCGATCCCACAGGTGTGGGTCCGCGACTGTTCTTCCAGCGCGTTCCCGAAGGCAAGGTCGTCAAGAACCGGGTGCACCTTGACGTCCGGGCCGGCACCGGGCTCGTGGGTGAAGAACGCCTCGCCGCCCTGGAAGCCGAGTGCGCACGGCTGGTCGCGCTCGGCGCGGTGCGCGTGCGGCTGCTGCCCGCCGATGACGAGAACGAGTCGTGCATCGTGATGCAGGACATCGAGGGCAACGAGTTCTGCCTCGACTGA
- a CDS encoding glycoside hydrolase family 9 protein, producing the protein MSAWGAAVAVIAGLLLPSAAPSSSSAASAAINYGEALQKSLWFYDAQRSGKLPEDNRVSWRGDSALGDGKDAGLDLTGGWYDAGDHVKFGLPMAFSATLLAWGGVEQKSAYAASGQLRYLQDNLRFVNDYFIKAHPSANVLYGQVGNGADDHKWWGPAEVMPMARPAYKIDASCPGSDLAGQTAAAMASSSMVFADSDPAYANKLLTHAKQLYAFADTYRGKYSDCITDAQAYYNSWSGYNDELVWGAVWLYKATGDATYLAKAESAYDKLSTEPQTTTRSYRWTLSWDDTSYGSYVLLAQLTGKQRYVDDANRWLDWWTVGVNGTKVRYSPGGQAVLDSWGSLRYAANTAFVALSYADWLTGDPVRKARYHDFAVRQINYALGDNPRKSSYVVGFGANPPTKPHHRTAHGSWTDQLTNPVDNRHVLYGALVGGPSAADDAYTDDRSNYVNNEVATDYNAAFTGALARLYAEYGGSPLADFPRAEKPDGPEISVQGSVNASGPGFTEIKAYLINKSAWPARALTHASLRYYFTLDGGVTPDQISTTTNYNQCGKVSGPTHFEGDVYFVTVDCSNAVIAPAGQSAYRKEVQFRIVSAGAWNPANDWSYQAIPTTPGSTPVDAPHIVLAEGSDTQWGAEPDGTTPPPTPTPTPTPTPTPTPTPTPTPTPTSPSTQCAVTYAVTSTWNGGFTADVDVRNTSTVAVNGWRLGFSFKGAEKATNAWNATVSQTGADVTATNVAHNATISPGSSVSFGFQGTGTPAGTPAAFTLNGKDCG; encoded by the coding sequence GTGAGTGCGTGGGGAGCCGCGGTCGCCGTCATCGCCGGCCTGCTGCTGCCGTCGGCCGCCCCCAGCTCCTCCTCCGCCGCGTCGGCCGCCATCAACTACGGCGAGGCACTCCAGAAGTCGCTCTGGTTCTACGACGCGCAGCGGTCGGGGAAACTCCCGGAGGACAACCGTGTCTCCTGGCGCGGCGACTCCGCCCTCGGCGACGGCAAGGACGCCGGTCTCGACCTGACAGGCGGGTGGTACGACGCCGGGGACCACGTCAAGTTCGGTCTCCCCATGGCCTTTTCCGCCACCCTGCTCGCCTGGGGCGGCGTCGAGCAGAAGTCCGCCTACGCCGCCTCCGGCCAGCTCCGGTACCTCCAGGACAACCTGCGGTTCGTCAACGACTACTTCATCAAGGCGCACCCGTCCGCCAACGTGCTGTACGGCCAGGTCGGCAACGGCGCCGACGACCACAAGTGGTGGGGGCCGGCCGAAGTCATGCCGATGGCACGGCCCGCGTACAAGATCGACGCTTCGTGCCCGGGCTCCGACCTGGCGGGCCAGACCGCCGCGGCCATGGCGTCGTCCTCCATGGTGTTCGCGGACAGCGACCCGGCGTACGCGAACAAACTGCTCACCCACGCCAAGCAGTTGTACGCGTTCGCCGACACCTACCGCGGCAAGTACAGCGACTGCATCACCGACGCCCAGGCGTACTACAACTCCTGGAGCGGCTACAACGACGAGCTGGTGTGGGGCGCCGTCTGGCTGTACAAGGCGACCGGTGACGCCACGTACCTGGCGAAGGCCGAATCGGCCTACGACAAGCTGTCGACCGAGCCCCAGACGACCACCCGCTCCTACCGCTGGACGCTCTCCTGGGACGACACCTCCTACGGCTCGTACGTGCTCCTCGCCCAGCTCACCGGCAAGCAGCGGTACGTCGATGACGCCAACCGGTGGCTGGACTGGTGGACGGTCGGTGTCAACGGGACCAAGGTGCGCTACTCGCCCGGCGGGCAGGCGGTCCTCGACAGCTGGGGATCGCTGCGGTACGCCGCCAACACCGCGTTCGTCGCGCTGTCGTACGCCGACTGGCTGACCGGCGACCCGGTGCGCAAGGCCCGCTACCACGACTTCGCGGTCCGGCAGATCAACTACGCGCTCGGCGACAACCCGCGCAAGTCCAGTTACGTCGTCGGCTTCGGAGCGAACCCGCCGACGAAGCCGCACCACCGGACCGCTCACGGCTCGTGGACCGACCAGCTCACCAACCCGGTGGACAACCGGCACGTCCTGTACGGCGCGCTGGTCGGCGGGCCGAGCGCGGCGGACGACGCGTACACCGACGACCGGTCCAACTACGTGAACAACGAGGTGGCCACCGACTACAACGCGGCCTTCACGGGCGCCCTGGCCCGTTTGTACGCCGAGTACGGCGGCAGCCCGCTCGCCGACTTCCCCCGGGCCGAGAAACCCGACGGGCCCGAGATCTCGGTCCAGGGGTCCGTGAACGCCTCGGGCCCCGGCTTCACCGAGATCAAGGCGTACCTGATCAACAAGTCGGCGTGGCCCGCACGCGCGCTGACGCACGCTTCCCTGCGCTACTACTTCACCCTCGACGGCGGGGTCACGCCCGACCAGATCAGCACCACCACCAACTACAACCAGTGCGGCAAGGTGTCCGGTCCGACGCACTTCGAGGGCGACGTCTACTTCGTCACCGTGGACTGCTCCAACGCGGTGATCGCTCCGGCGGGCCAGTCGGCATACCGGAAGGAGGTGCAGTTCCGCATCGTCTCGGCCGGGGCGTGGAACCCCGCGAACGACTGGTCCTACCAGGCGATCCCGACGACGCCGGGCAGTACGCCGGTGGACGCGCCGCACATCGTGCTGGCGGAGGGTTCGGACACGCAGTGGGGGGCGGAACCCGACGGCACCACGCCGCCGCCCACACCTACTCCCACTCCCACTCCAACTCCCACTCCGACGCCCACCCCCACACCTACTCCCACGCCCACGTCCCCCTCGACCCAGTGCGCCGTGACCTACGCCGTCACCAGCACCTGGAACGGCGGCTTCACCGCCGATGTCGATGTGCGGAACACCAGCACGGTGGCGGTCAACGGCTGGCGGCTCGGGTTCTCGTTCAAGGGTGCCGAGAAGGCGACGAACGCCTGGAACGCCACCGTCTCGCAGACCGGCGCCGACGTCACCGCCACGAACGTCGCGCACAACGCCACGATCTCGCCGGGCTCCAGCGTGAGCTTCGGATTCCAGGGCACGGGCACCCCCGCCGGGACGCCCGCGGCCTTCACACTGAACGGGAAGGACTGCGGCTGA
- a CDS encoding cytochrome P450: MASRDAAVSRESPFPRRESEGAPLRPSPPRRVAVCGTRAVPTPLAAGPRPQSPGGGARHHSSRTGALACDGTTCGRADRGHVAEARLQVPRPLHASVPTRPQPRVGPARHADVRLGAGALADDRPGRHPFAEPGTSAPDRWRPDRARAVPRGASIPFGAGSRKCIGEHFGTVEALLALSTLCARRRLCPVPGAEVRPRPGTTLGTGPLPMLAHPLARG, encoded by the coding sequence GTGGCGAGCAGGGATGCTGCCGTGAGCCGGGAGTCACCCTTCCCCAGACGGGAAAGTGAGGGTGCGCCACTGCGCCCCTCGCCTCCACGGCGTGTGGCGGTGTGCGGAACCCGAGCAGTCCCCACCCCACTGGCCGCGGGCCCGCGCCCGCAATCTCCGGGCGGGGGCGCACGGCATCACTCATCGCGTACCGGCGCCCTCGCATGTGACGGAACCACATGCGGGCGCGCAGACCGTGGCCATGTCGCCGAAGCTCGGCTACAAGTTCCCCGACCTCTGCATGCCTCTGTCCCCACGCGGCCTCAACCCCGCGTGGGACCGGCGAGGCACGCGGATGTACGCCTGGGCGCGGGAGCACTCGCTGACGACCGACCCGGCCGTCACCCGTTCGCCGAGCCCGGGACCTCCGCCCCCGACCGATGGCGCCCGGACCGCGCCCGCGCCGTGCCCCGAGGGGCGTCCATCCCCTTCGGTGCCGGCAGCCGCAAGTGCATCGGCGAACACTTCGGCACCGTCGAGGCGCTCCTGGCGCTCAGCACACTCTGCGCCCGCCGGCGGTTGTGCCCCGTTCCGGGAGCCGAGGTCCGCCCCCGCCCGGGGACGACCCTCGGCACCGGACCGCTGCCCATGCTCGCGCATCCCCTCGCGCGTGGCTGA
- a CDS encoding lytic polysaccharide monooxygenase gives MLFAVVVGALAWSAPAQAHGTIVDPASRAYQCWKTWGSNHTNPAMQTQDPMCWQAFQANPDTMWNWMSALRDGLGGQFQARTPDGTLCSNNLSRNASLDKPGPWKATTVGNNFSVHLYDQASHGADYFKVYVSKQGFDPTTQTLGWGNLDFITQTGRYAPAQDITFPVQTSGYTGRHILFVIWQASHLDQAYMWCSDVNFG, from the coding sequence ATGCTGTTCGCCGTGGTTGTCGGCGCGCTGGCCTGGTCGGCCCCCGCCCAGGCCCACGGCACCATCGTCGACCCCGCCTCCCGCGCGTACCAGTGCTGGAAGACGTGGGGCAGCAACCACACGAACCCGGCCATGCAGACCCAGGACCCCATGTGCTGGCAGGCCTTCCAGGCCAACCCCGACACCATGTGGAACTGGATGAGCGCGCTCCGCGACGGCCTCGGTGGCCAGTTCCAGGCGCGGACCCCCGACGGGACGCTCTGCAGCAACAACCTCTCGAGGAACGCCAGCCTCGACAAGCCCGGGCCGTGGAAGGCCACCACTGTCGGCAACAACTTCTCGGTCCACCTGTACGACCAGGCGTCCCACGGTGCCGACTACTTCAAGGTCTACGTGAGCAAGCAGGGCTTCGACCCCACGACCCAGACCCTGGGCTGGGGCAACCTCGACTTCATCACGCAGACCGGCCGCTACGCACCGGCACAGGACATCACGTTCCCTGTCCAGACCTCCGGCTACACCGGACGCCACATCCTGTTCGTGATCTGGCAGGCCTCGCACCTCGACCAGGCCTACATGTGGTGCAGCGACGTGAACTTCGGCTGA
- the tap gene encoding telomere-associated protein Tap — protein MSELFDAVDALVASRASLPPPAERKRLRVSHGLTIDEVATALRVRRATVSGWENGKTEPRPPERDAYARLLDKLAELYPADATAAPVQDAAVPATFTAPDPAKTQTVSTGQASEAAGMTATENTQTSAPVAAAPAAAPRPARTTGTSSTSRRPGARKAAPAGTAAGGTDPRFGNGPLAVVDVEDGKVLAYCVGGLVLDVPARSIPALVDWTLREAKLGQPKLSGPGKDADPLLVLTEAALERYGLPVTLTEEQKHAGRIPESHKVVKQLARAEWKLTKRGFGPWARIYRPATGSERACVQLCIPSWNALDTRHWGHAAQLPPAELARILGVYASRVLTPRGSTAVTGLELMTALHPPTRASEPDADGRRHSEHNPGSLGKDPVDPAPCEAPDGHPVLKDLPRFHVRGPGEKLFEEAYDWARPMTDAECTLRHLVGIDVNMAFAAGANGLTVGLGEATHVKAPAFDPKLPGSWLVDLSHVDLSRVKVGKEWVQLDGSLLPSPFTPKGERPEGPAWYATPTVAYAVELGYEVRPAEAYVRYDNGRYLDGWYQRLRDAYLATMADLGVHADMAPADFLAAMDGYKDRDPELAIVVSAIKATVKGGLGKLRERPRGEGWRPGEPWRALSRPTWRPDIRAAVISRTRINLHRKIVKHAAFTGQYPIAILSDCVVYAAAGPSPLDFLPYRDGVALPGGFRLGVNPGLVKHEGTQSVLWGEEVRERFDAPELNLARYIKDGTVTDVDNGE, from the coding sequence ATGTCCGAGTTGTTCGACGCGGTCGACGCGCTGGTCGCGTCCCGCGCCTCGCTGCCGCCGCCGGCGGAGCGCAAGCGGCTGCGTGTCTCGCACGGCCTGACGATCGACGAAGTGGCCACCGCGCTGCGGGTGCGCCGGGCGACGGTGTCCGGCTGGGAGAACGGCAAGACGGAGCCCCGTCCGCCCGAGCGCGACGCCTACGCCCGGCTGCTGGACAAGCTCGCGGAGCTCTACCCCGCCGACGCCACGGCCGCGCCGGTTCAGGACGCGGCGGTACCGGCCACGTTCACCGCACCCGACCCGGCAAAAACGCAGACTGTGTCCACAGGCCAGGCGTCCGAGGCCGCGGGCATGACTGCAACCGAGAACACCCAGACCTCTGCCCCTGTCGCTGCCGCTCCGGCGGCCGCGCCCCGTCCGGCGCGCACCACCGGGACGTCGTCGACGTCGCGCCGCCCGGGTGCGAGGAAGGCTGCCCCGGCCGGCACTGCGGCGGGCGGTACCGACCCGCGGTTCGGGAACGGGCCGCTCGCGGTCGTCGATGTTGAGGACGGCAAGGTGCTGGCGTACTGCGTCGGCGGCCTGGTCCTGGACGTGCCCGCCAGGAGCATCCCGGCCCTGGTCGACTGGACGCTGCGCGAAGCGAAGCTCGGGCAGCCGAAGCTGTCCGGGCCGGGCAAGGACGCCGATCCGCTGCTCGTGCTGACCGAGGCCGCGCTGGAGCGCTACGGCCTGCCCGTGACGCTCACGGAGGAGCAGAAGCACGCCGGGCGGATCCCGGAGAGCCACAAGGTCGTCAAGCAGCTCGCGCGCGCGGAGTGGAAGCTGACCAAGCGCGGGTTCGGGCCGTGGGCACGGATCTACCGCCCCGCGACCGGCTCGGAGCGGGCCTGCGTGCAGCTGTGCATCCCGTCGTGGAACGCGCTGGACACCCGGCACTGGGGTCATGCCGCACAGCTCCCGCCGGCCGAACTCGCCCGGATCCTGGGCGTGTACGCCTCGCGCGTGCTGACGCCGCGCGGCTCCACGGCCGTGACCGGCCTGGAGCTGATGACCGCGCTGCACCCGCCGACCCGGGCCTCCGAGCCGGACGCCGACGGCCGTCGGCACTCCGAGCACAACCCCGGCTCGCTGGGCAAGGACCCGGTCGACCCGGCGCCGTGCGAGGCCCCCGACGGCCACCCCGTCCTCAAGGATCTGCCCCGGTTCCACGTGCGCGGTCCGGGGGAGAAGCTGTTCGAGGAGGCCTACGACTGGGCACGACCGATGACCGACGCGGAGTGCACCCTGCGGCACCTGGTCGGCATCGACGTGAACATGGCCTTCGCGGCCGGCGCGAACGGTCTGACCGTCGGCCTGGGCGAGGCGACGCACGTCAAGGCCCCCGCGTTCGACCCGAAGCTGCCCGGCTCCTGGCTGGTCGACCTTTCCCACGTCGACCTGTCCCGCGTGAAGGTCGGCAAGGAGTGGGTGCAGCTGGACGGCAGCCTGCTGCCGAGCCCGTTCACGCCGAAGGGCGAGCGCCCCGAGGGCCCGGCCTGGTACGCGACGCCCACCGTGGCGTACGCGGTGGAACTCGGCTACGAAGTGCGCCCGGCCGAGGCGTACGTCCGGTACGACAACGGCCGCTACCTGGACGGCTGGTACCAGCGGCTGCGCGACGCCTACCTCGCCACGATGGCCGACCTCGGCGTGCACGCGGACATGGCGCCGGCCGACTTCCTCGCCGCGATGGACGGCTACAAGGACCGTGACCCGGAGCTGGCGATCGTCGTCTCGGCGATCAAGGCCACGGTCAAGGGCGGCCTGGGCAAGCTCCGCGAGCGGCCCCGCGGAGAGGGCTGGCGGCCGGGCGAGCCGTGGCGGGCCCTGTCCCGCCCGACGTGGCGGCCGGACATCCGTGCGGCCGTCATCTCCCGCACCCGCATCAACCTCCACCGCAAGATCGTCAAGCATGCGGCGTTCACCGGGCAGTACCCCATCGCGATCCTGTCCGACTGCGTCGTCTACGCCGCCGCCGGCCCCTCGCCGCTGGACTTCCTGCCCTACCGGGACGGCGTCGCGCTGCCGGGCGGGTTCAGGCTCGGCGTCAACCCGGGCCTGGTCAAGCACGAAGGCACCCAGTCCGTCCTGTGGGGCGAGGAAGTCCGCGAGCGGTTCGACGCCCCGGAGCTCAACCTCGCCCGGTACATCAAGGACGGCACCGTCACCGACGTAGACAACGGGGAGTAG
- the tpg gene encoding telomere-protecting terminal protein Tpg, giving the protein MSLFGDGLEAAVQKAFTRPAPKSAPAQMRYLVRQLKGTKAVAQLLRISQRTVERYVKDQIKKPRPELAARLEREVRKRWQPQIRAKARQKAATTDGIVIDTRARMGYTAPIGSTDQDRIRHLTVALPPQYAARLFDAQEAGASDARLQEIAAEGLKEVYFQDGGRRAGSLEEVRFTDIEHLEFEL; this is encoded by the coding sequence ATGAGCCTGTTCGGGGACGGCCTGGAGGCCGCGGTGCAGAAGGCGTTCACCCGCCCGGCGCCCAAGAGCGCGCCCGCGCAGATGCGGTACCTGGTCAGGCAGCTCAAGGGCACGAAGGCGGTGGCCCAGCTGCTGAGGATCTCCCAGCGCACCGTCGAGCGGTACGTGAAGGACCAGATCAAAAAGCCCCGCCCGGAGCTCGCCGCGCGCCTGGAGCGCGAGGTGAGGAAGCGCTGGCAGCCACAAATCCGGGCCAAGGCCCGGCAGAAGGCAGCGACCACGGACGGCATCGTCATCGACACCCGCGCCCGCATGGGCTACACCGCGCCGATCGGGTCGACGGACCAGGACCGCATCCGGCACCTGACCGTCGCCCTGCCCCCGCAGTACGCCGCCCGCCTCTTCGACGCCCAGGAGGCCGGTGCCAGCGACGCCCGCCTCCAGGAGATCGCAGCCGAAGGGCTCAAGGAGGTGTACTTCCAGGACGGCGGCCGTCGCGCCGGCAGCCTGGAGGAAGTCCGGTTCACGGACATCGAGCACCTCGAATTCGAGCTGTAG
- a CDS encoding transposase: protein MAGQPSRLIYRPCPDRDSLTVFQLPSYAPDLDPVEGIWSVLRRTTTADHAFADPDDLITAVRRLLRRLHHRPDVLAAASPPPDSDASHHDGITHSSSVGNRCGMSLRCATVPVLANVHRHIAAHQRLPR, encoded by the coding sequence ATGGCCGGCCAACCCTCGCGGCTGATCTACCGACCCTGCCCGGACCGCGACTCGCTCACCGTCTTCCAACTGCCGTCCTACGCACCCGACCTCGATCCGGTCGAAGGTATCTGGTCCGTCCTGCGACGCACCACCACAGCCGACCACGCCTTTGCCGACCCCGACGACCTGATCACTGCCGTCCGGCGCCTCCTACGTCGGCTCCACCACCGCCCCGACGTCCTCGCGGCTGCCTCACCGCCACCGGACTCCGACGCCAGCCATCATGACGGCATCACGCATTCAAGCTCGGTTGGCAACCGGTGCGGGATGTCTCTTCGGTGCGCTACCGTGCCAGTTCTTGCCAACGTGCACAGGCATATTGCAGCGCACCAGCGACTTCCGCGCTGA
- a CDS encoding ricin-type beta-trefoil lectin domain protein: MSIAAAILLVLSAAGTSFSSARAMTGPATTGTVRATAGCGKAPALTSGTHTIQSGGQTRSYILRVPAGYDNNHPYRLIFGFHWRGGTANDVDSGGTDGYNWSYYGLRRLADANNSTIFVAPQGNGNGWANPGGQDVAFVDAMVSQIEASLCVDTAQLFSAGFSYGGAMSYALACSRAAVFRAVAVYSGANLSGCDGGTQPVAYMGLHGIRDNVLPIASGRQLRDTFVRNNGCTPQNPPEPAYGSLTHIITAYSGCRSGYPVVWAAFDGAGHDPGPIDGSTGDGWHTWTSAAVWQFFTQFDSNSPPSAGNQEIVGQQSGRCLDINNSTTTTGTQAQLWDCNGGSNQRWTYTSGKQLVVYGNKCLGAGQTAANGTPAAIWDCNGQTDQQWNINSDGTITAVRSGLCLDANGQGTANGTKVQLWNCTGGTNQHWRLQN, translated from the coding sequence ATGTCGATCGCGGCTGCGATACTCCTCGTCCTGTCGGCCGCGGGCACCTCGTTCAGCAGCGCCCGTGCAATGACCGGGCCGGCCACCACCGGAACCGTCCGGGCGACCGCCGGCTGCGGCAAGGCCCCGGCGCTGACGAGCGGCACCCACACCATCCAGAGCGGCGGCCAGACCCGCAGTTACATCCTGCGGGTCCCCGCCGGCTACGACAACAACCACCCCTACCGGCTGATCTTCGGATTCCACTGGCGGGGCGGCACGGCCAACGACGTGGACTCAGGCGGAACGGACGGGTACAACTGGTCCTATTACGGCCTGCGGCGCCTGGCCGACGCGAACAACAGCACCATCTTCGTCGCCCCCCAGGGCAACGGCAACGGCTGGGCCAACCCTGGCGGCCAGGACGTGGCCTTCGTCGATGCCATGGTCAGCCAGATCGAAGCGAGCCTGTGCGTGGACACCGCGCAGTTGTTCTCCGCCGGCTTCAGCTACGGCGGTGCGATGTCGTACGCCCTCGCCTGCTCCCGGGCCGCGGTCTTCCGCGCCGTCGCGGTCTACTCCGGCGCGAACCTCAGCGGATGCGACGGCGGTACCCAGCCCGTCGCCTACATGGGCCTGCACGGCATCAGGGACAACGTGCTGCCCATCGCGTCCGGACGTCAACTGCGCGACACCTTCGTCCGGAACAACGGCTGCACCCCGCAGAACCCGCCCGAGCCCGCCTACGGCAGCCTGACGCACATCATCACCGCCTACTCCGGCTGCCGGTCGGGATACCCCGTCGTCTGGGCCGCGTTCGACGGAGCGGGCCACGACCCCGGTCCCATAGACGGTTCCACCGGTGACGGCTGGCACACCTGGACATCGGCAGCGGTGTGGCAGTTCTTCACACAGTTCGACTCGAATTCGCCGCCGTCCGCGGGCAACCAGGAGATCGTCGGCCAGCAGTCAGGACGCTGCCTCGACATCAACAACTCCACCACGACCACCGGCACACAGGCACAACTGTGGGACTGCAACGGTGGCTCCAACCAAAGGTGGACCTACACCTCCGGGAAGCAACTGGTCGTCTACGGCAACAAGTGCCTGGGCGCCGGCCAGACAGCGGCCAACGGCACTCCGGCGGCGATCTGGGACTGCAACGGACAGACAGACCAGCAATGGAACATCAATTCCGACGGCACGATCACAGCGGTGCGCTCGGGGCTCTGCCTGGATGCCAACGGCCAGGGGACCGCCAACGGGACCAAAGTCCAGCTATGGAACTGCACGGGCGGTACGAACCAGCACTGGCGCTTGCAGAACTGA